A DNA window from Capnocytophaga sp. ARDL2 contains the following coding sequences:
- a CDS encoding citrate synthase: MSKIATVTIDDLKVDLPLIEGTDNENAIDIEKLRAATGLVTLDPGYKNTGACKSAITYLDGEKGILRYRGYSIEDLAEKSNFLEVAYLIIFGELPTKTQIEQFENDIRKHTLVNEEMKSIIDGFPKHAHPMGVLSSLTCALTAFNPSVVNVANEKQMYDAICKIMGKFLVLATWTYRKAKGYPLNYYDNTKSYVENFLRLMFQLPTEPYKVNPVVQNAIDKLFILHADHEQNCSTSTVRMVGSSHAGLFASISAGVSALWGPLHGGANQAVLEMLEEIQKDGGDADKYLAKAKDKNDPFRLMGFGHRVYKNFDPRARIIKKAAEEVLADLGVNDPILKIAKDLEEKALKDEYFVARNLYPNVDFYSGIIYRALGIPTEMFTVMFAIGRLPGWVAQWKEMRENKEPIGRPRQLYIGESFRAFKEINER; the protein is encoded by the coding sequence ATGTCAAAAATAGCTACAGTTACAATAGATGATTTAAAGGTAGATTTGCCTTTAATTGAGGGGACAGATAATGAAAATGCCATTGATATAGAAAAACTTAGAGCAGCTACTGGTTTGGTTACTTTAGATCCAGGGTACAAAAATACAGGAGCTTGTAAAAGTGCAATCACTTATCTCGATGGAGAAAAAGGAATTTTGAGATATAGAGGATATTCTATTGAAGATTTGGCTGAAAAATCAAACTTTTTAGAAGTAGCTTATTTGATTATTTTTGGGGAACTCCCTACTAAAACTCAAATTGAGCAGTTTGAAAATGATATTCGTAAGCATACTTTGGTAAACGAGGAAATGAAATCGATTATTGACGGTTTCCCAAAGCATGCTCACCCAATGGGCGTGTTGTCTTCGCTTACTTGTGCGTTGACGGCATTTAACCCAAGTGTGGTAAATGTTGCCAATGAAAAACAAATGTACGATGCCATCTGTAAAATCATGGGTAAATTCTTGGTTTTGGCTACTTGGACATACAGAAAAGCAAAAGGTTATCCATTGAATTACTACGACAATACAAAATCGTATGTAGAAAACTTCTTGCGTTTGATGTTCCAATTACCAACAGAGCCATACAAAGTAAATCCTGTGGTACAAAATGCCATTGATAAATTGTTTATCTTACACGCAGACCACGAGCAAAACTGTTCGACTTCAACAGTGCGTATGGTAGGATCGTCTCATGCAGGTTTGTTTGCTTCAATTTCAGCAGGAGTTTCAGCATTGTGGGGACCGCTACATGGTGGAGCGAACCAAGCAGTTTTGGAAATGTTGGAAGAAATCCAAAAAGACGGAGGAGATGCAGACAAATATTTAGCAAAAGCAAAAGACAAAAACGATCCATTCCGTTTGATGGGATTCGGACACAGAGTATATAAAAACTTTGACCCGCGTGCACGTATTATCAAAAAAGCAGCAGAAGAGGTGTTGGCAGATTTGGGAGTAAATGACCCAATCTTGAAAATCGCGAAAGATTTGGAAGAAAAAGCCTTGAAAGACGAATATTTCGTAGCGAGAAACTTGTATCCAAATGTAGATTTCTATTCTGGAATCATTTACAGAGCTTTGGGTATTCCTACAGAAATGTTTACCGTAATGTTTGCAATCGGACGTTTGCCAGGATGGGTAGCTCAATGGAAAGAAATGAGAGAAAACAAAGAACCAATTGGTCGTCCAAGACAATTATACATCGGTGAATCGTTCAGAGCTTTCAAAGAAATCAACGAAAGATAA
- a CDS encoding neutral zinc metallopeptidase, which yields MKWERKTSKNFEDRRGTSTGGKAIMGGGIIGIVALLLTLFGGETGQVVGNILQQTQGGANNETVKTRELSSEEITLGQFSEAVFVYNNETWIEIFKENGQTYKEPGMVLFDDGVHTACGSATSAAGPFYCPGDYKVYMDLRFFEELHTRFGAKRGDFTIAYVIAHEVGHHVQTLVGINQKIRQAQQGVSKAQANKLSVAQELQADFYAGVWASRNKHLLEAGDIEEAISAAEAVGDDAIQSKMHGHVQPETFTHGTSAQRKYWFLKGYETGDIKVGDIDIIYKSL from the coding sequence ATGAAATGGGAAAGAAAAACAAGTAAAAATTTTGAAGACCGTAGAGGTACTTCAACAGGTGGAAAAGCCATCATGGGTGGTGGAATCATCGGAATTGTAGCCTTACTACTCACTTTATTTGGAGGTGAAACAGGACAAGTGGTAGGGAATATTCTTCAACAAACGCAAGGGGGAGCAAACAACGAAACCGTAAAAACACGAGAATTGTCGAGTGAGGAAATCACTTTGGGACAGTTTTCTGAAGCCGTTTTTGTGTACAACAACGAAACTTGGATAGAAATTTTTAAAGAAAATGGTCAAACCTACAAAGAACCAGGAATGGTCTTATTTGATGACGGTGTACACACTGCCTGTGGTTCGGCTACTTCAGCAGCAGGTCCATTTTATTGTCCTGGTGACTATAAGGTGTATATGGATTTGAGATTTTTTGAAGAATTGCATACGAGATTTGGTGCGAAAAGAGGAGATTTTACCATTGCGTATGTGATTGCTCACGAAGTAGGACATCATGTGCAAACTTTGGTGGGAATCAATCAAAAAATCCGTCAAGCACAGCAAGGTGTTTCAAAAGCACAAGCCAATAAATTGTCTGTTGCTCAAGAACTTCAAGCCGATTTTTATGCAGGCGTTTGGGCGAGTAGAAATAAGCATTTGTTAGAGGCAGGAGATATAGAAGAAGCCATCAGTGCAGCAGAAGCGGTTGGTGACGATGCCATCCAATCAAAAATGCATGGACATGTACAACCGGAAACTTTTACACATGGTACTTCGGCACAGCGTAAATACTGGTTCTTGAAAGGTTATGAAACAGGAGATATCAAAGTAGGAGATATTGATATAATTTACAAGAGTTTGTAA